A segment of the Mytilus trossulus isolate FHL-02 chromosome 12, PNRI_Mtr1.1.1.hap1, whole genome shotgun sequence genome:
tttgtttctaataATTCAAGGTCAATCATTTATGTTTCATACAATGTGCAAACTTgaatacaatcaaatataatttgtatagtTTAAATGTCTTGACATAAACATTATACTTTTGTGAATGATTTAGATATCGTCTAGTTTTATGAATAACGgtttaacaatttttgaaaaaaataacatttataaaaataatcaaagaataaaaaaaatacaggaaaGCATGAAAAGCATTAATCATGTTATAAATGACAggtaacaaaatatgcaaagtCGATAGATAATTGAACCGTATAAAAATCGTTTTGAACAAACAGTCATAAACAAGGAAATTAAACTCCGCTTTCGCATAATTTAACTACATTTCTTCTAGAAATCCTTGCTTGTAAAATGTGTGTCGTAACAACAGTTTGAACCTTAGTTAAGCGTCTTTTATAAATAAGTAAAGGAGCAAGACGACAGCTAGGTTATTCATAACATTCGAAAAACAAGATAacgcttattttttttaatccagtTTTAATGAGCTTATTATTTCAACTGTGAATCCGGAAATGTAAACAAATCGCTTTAGAAAATTATTGAAGGCTTCGAAAGCCGTACAAATACATGTAGCGTTAGATACCTAAAACATGtgtaaaatttttaataacatttttatctttttcagttAATATTATGGACTCTAAAGTATTTGTTGTTTTCGTCATTAACGGTAAGCgacatttgttataaaaatatgaattacaataattataaaataaacacaactttaaaaaacCCTTATTGTGTATAACATCAAGACTACAATACTGCACATGAAAAGAAGCAAGCACAATAGAAGAATACACCAcagaaattaattaaaacatcgGTGTAAAAAAACACGCACCAAAAAACCTAACACAAAACCATACGAAGTTGTTAACCGATGATCAAAATTGGAAGACCAATTTGGAAATTTTCAGACAGGAGTAAAACACTGAGTCGTAAGAActtaaattgaagaaaaattcTGATTGTACTTTGACACGGTTAATGTCAATTGTCGAAAAATACAAGAACAagaaaaattttgaaagatttgaTATGGTATGCCCATAACTGAAACTGAGTTAGCAGAAAAGGTAAAACAGAATTCTGACAGCCAAGGAATGAATACACAAACCAACCAGAGTATTAAAAAACTgggaaataaaatgaaaagaaactGTTCATTTCTGCTTCATTACTAACACAAGGGCCTAGCCATACATCTTCTAAACTTGGAAATAGTCGCACATCTACAAAAAACAGGGCCTAACTACAATTCTTTTATCCTTGGACCTAGCCACATACACATATGTATACGGGACGGAAAGTTGGTGTTGAATTTTCCAAATGGTTGCAGTGGGAAATTATAGGTGCAAGGACGTTACACATCTAGAATGTTGTAAATAACTGGATGTTATGAGAAACACCAAGTTTAACGGCACGCATTGTAAGGACATGGGAAGGACAATTTTACCAaagttcttttttattgttaCTTGTTGGATATTctttcattcaatttaaaaaagaatagatttcttttcaaattgttaatttcttttcaaaatttactttgAGCATACAATGCGAAAATACAATGTACTTGGTCCAATATCTTATTCCAATGTAGACGTTCtagaattttataatttacaaaactttaaccagTTTTAAAACTAAGTCATGACATCGTTTCATTAAGTCAAAAGTCAGTTcgaaaaaacatatattgttataatgtctgaagtaaaagagggacgaaagataccaaagggacagtcaaactcgcaaatctaaaataaaccgacaacgccatggctaaaaatgaaaaagacaaacagaaaaacaatagtacacatgacacaacatagaaaactaaagaataaacaacacgaaccccaccaaaactaagggtgatctcaggtgctccggagagggtaggcagatcctatAGTAAATAATCATATCGAAAAGcagtatacttctgttgcctttaaaTGAAATCCAAAGGGAAATTTTATAAACTGGAAGTAATTTGTGTCTGTTGTTTCACTCATATGTATgtagaataaactcatcatagataccaggattgaaattagTAAAGtgtttgcgccagacgcgcgttttgtctacaaaagactcatcagtgacgctcgagtcaaataaaatcaaaaagcCAAATTAAGTACGAATTTGAATGGCATTAAAGACCAAACATTCctatatgtaaatgttttgcCAGATACAGTTAAGGTAATAGATATTCAAATcgatatactagtacatgtatatatatatatttatatatatcttgatctgtttatgattttatgatatatacactTTTTAGAAATGAACTTAAGATAGACGGAAAGAACAATTTACTGCGTACTCGTAAAAACCATTCATCCGTGAACGACAGTGCATAAATTCGGTTTCCTGAATGCTGATaaggaacaacaacatatatacTCACGAAACTATCACGACCCACACTATATCATTCGTTTTAATTCTCATTTACGTATATGCAACATCATTGTCCTAATCAAATTTGCTGTTCAAATATTGCATTTAGTACGTCGTGTTTAATGTTACTAAATGGGGTATGCACGGAAAACCTTGTTCTCTAGTTTTTGTATTATGTTATTATATTGTTGCATATGACGACTGCATTTGAAGTTTACGTTGCGGCGTTAGACATGTCTCGCAAATGAGCATGCGTAATCATTTTTTATTGAATCAACTTTGTCACTACATACTGATCTGCTCCTAGGTGGGCATCAGCAAATCCCGTCTGCCTGTGCTGTTTGTGTATGGACATTAAAAGGAATTTATGTAAAGCATGTTCATGTTTTCCTGTCTGCAACTTTCGTATTGCCTGACCAAGATTTTCCTTTACTCATTCCTACCAAATTGAATATGCATTGTAATGCTTCATTTCTTACTGATTTTAATGTGGGTGTGTTCCGGACCATATTTGTATTTGGgaccatatttgtattttgatcaTACAAAATCATATGGTTGCACAAGAAGCAATCTGACGACAAGTCAACAGAATAAAGAGTCTAATAACGGACACTAAAAAGGTACAGAAACATATGCCACTTGTTGCATTTAGGGTTTGGAGAACGAGCGGATAAGGCTAGTTAATCACTTGCAAAAAGAGTAATTGCAAAGGATCGTGCACAACCGAAGCGTACAAATGCAAAAAAAGCGCTGGCACCATATGGAAGTAAATGCTACCCTAAGCATACATGCAAGAATACAAAAAGAGACGAAAACTAGCTGTGGCATCAATATTGAATATGGATGTTGCCTTTGATGTAtacaatttattcattttcatgttacactaaaatgattttagacaaagtttattgtttaattgaaaCGTTTTCAAgacttaattttcaatttaccTATGTAGTTAAAATACTCATATTGTACGGCCCGTAAATAACCAAAAGACTATATACTCATATGATCCGACCACACGCGTATGGTCGGATCATATGGGTATACACAAATGGTCATGATCATACTCGAATGGTTCAAATACTCATATGTTACGGAACAAGTATGAAATAAGATAGAAAGTTATACAACAACTGCAGATACAATGATGCACGCAGAGGACAAAATGATGAACAAGTCTTCTTGATCTGATTTAATCATTAGAATTCTGTTGAACAGTAAAATATATGCAAATGTAGCAACAGAAAATCAGAACATCgcttttataaatatgttctAGTACTGAATACAAGATCAATGATTTTGTatcatttaagtttaaaataacTTTGAGGTCTGAATCCAACAGAggtaaaaaatgagaaaaaaaaaatgaaacactcGTTGATTCATGAGATCCCGGTTGTACATGCAGATGAATAATTGTTTATTCTCAATTACAGCGTTTTGTGCCATTGCAGAAAATCGTGGGACAATCCAATACGCAAATATTTATGACACTGTTGTATTAAAATGTAAAGTAACAAAAGGGGCAGAAGATTTAAGATGGCGCCGAAATAACTTTATATTGACGGATGGACAgaagataaacaaaaacattcctTGGTTTAGAAATTCAAAGATAGACATTGAAACAGACAAAAGCCAATACAACCTTCTTATTGCAAATGTTACGACAGCTGATTTTGGACTTTATCTATGCGAAATGCAAATAAGTAAAGAAATGTCAAGGCACAAAGTAACACTTGAATATAAAGGTAACTTATGATCGATTTAGGTTTGTGATTTTATTAATACGTTTATGGttaattaatgttaaaaaattagTAAGGCTTAAGCAAACTTGACTTTATCTTTAATCGCTAACTTACCAACCacgaaaatatttttgattacaATTTTCCAATCTACAACTATATTTTGATCtcatcaaacatattttgacaCCATGAATATCGAAGataaaaatgtcacttttcagaaaTCTCTTGATAAATTGtgcataaaaaatacaaaactgtatttaacaattctaatgatttcttttttttttcatgacgaTATGTatggtttttgtcgagccttcgacttttgtcgaaaaagcgagacaaagCTATCCTACGTTatgtcgtcggcgtcgtcggcaGCGTCCACAAAGATTCATTCTGtggttcaaatttttgaaattttaataaacttcTTAAAATTCCATGGATTTCTATCAAACTTTGACAGAatcttgtttatgatcataagatagtatccaaaaggaaatattattaacattttgttcttgtttttcaattattaaCTTATAAGTCGACCTAGCTtatcttccagttaacattacaaacagtctgcatttaaagtttttaaaacatttagtaGATCAATAAACTATCCTCAATTTTTACCAAAGAAGCTTGGTAGTGATGAAAACTGTTTATGTTTATAGACAAAATTTTGATAGATGTTTGAGAAGCTCCGAAATGTTATTATGAAAGTGAAGACGGATATGTACAACAACCCTATGCGACTCAGTGGAACGTATCAAGTTAATCTAAGTTGTTTATATATACTACCATGAACCCTTTTCAGACTTGCAAAATAAAGTCCCGAAAAAGTCACGAAAAGCATATATAATGCATGTTAATTCAAATACACTGTTCCATAGCTTTTTGTGTACTCCGAAATGTCAATCACTGCATAAAAATACAACACTCTGTATATGTACGTTTACTGCATTTcgtattattgttttttcttcttatctTTCAAAAGTTATGCTATTGACCGTTTTAGATTTGCttgttgtacatgtaaattCATATTGAGTAGATTCGTTGCTAAATCTACATGTTCataatttacttttgttttaaagcTAAATTCGTTTTACTGATATagattagaaatatatatgcttaattttataaactttattataTGTAACACTCTGTATACTAATGTTACCTgcatttcattatatttgttgttttgttatttttagaaaaCTGGTTGCTAATGAccgttttagtttattttagttttgtatTGCCGTATACTTATATGAATCTTAAAGTTAAGTAGGTTCGGCGTTTGATCAACCTGTTTATGAATTACCTTTGTGTCTTTACTAAATATGTTACTGGTATAGAAATACAATACTTCTGCTTaactatttatttgtattgttttataataatttgtaaaaacaaaaacagtacGAAATGGTGTATCAATAGTacgaagaataaaaaacaaCGTTACTCtttacagattttatttttgaggATGAATTTCCCGTttcattattatcttttttatattcatttagcGATGAATTCATTTGAAGATTTTCGGTGACAAGGTGATTACGGTGATAATGATCGAAGCTAATAAAACCCATTGTAAGTTCCCTTCTTGTTTAGTGAGACACAAATGATTTCTTGCGCGCTCTGATATACGTTGTCCCATGTAGGGGTGCCATATGCAACACATACAAGAGGATCTAAAGCAAGTTtgtgtggatttttttttatattgaaattcaaattattgcaatattcaataatataactgtttgaattaaaaatttgttatattttatgtaGAAACAACGTCACCGTCTGATTTATCAATAACTACAAGCGTCCAGACAACTTTTCCAGGCACTGACATAATGAGTGAGGATACAGGtattttttgttcgtttattTTTCTCGGACGGTTTATAATTACAACATAACTATTTTgctgtttattttttctctcactaACGTAAAACGATTGTTTCAAGCTTATATTACATAAGAATTTGTACAAGTGAGACAATCTTGAATTATATCAGAACATAGTATGCTCACGGTAACTTAAACCAACCTTAAAGTTATTTGTGATAGGGAAATAATGCGTTCTtgcattgaaatatattttaatatttgatataaaacgtACCCATACCCAAATATTAATACCATTgcagaaaaaatgtttttatgatatttgaCGTTTAGCAatattaattcatataaatttatcatttcaaatgttttttatttagacACAACATCAACGGTTGTAATGGTAGTTACCCAAAACATCCAGACAACTAttcctgacacagaaataataagtgaggataatataaataatcttcttcttctttttgtttATGGGAACGAATCCaaagaacaaaaattacatctaaaatgttttattctCTCACGAAATTAGAAGTCACATTATTAAACTAACTTCCCTACATAATCAGAATGTCCGTAACTGTCTAGGCTTACTCGTATGTTATCAAAGCTGCATATACACTGGAATTTTGTATTTCGGAAATTAAGACtctattaaaatttttatcTTAATTCGTTAACAAAGAAATGTTGTTTCACTGCCTTTACTAAcgcattttaaatgtttctgttaATGCAAACACAACTTTGAAACGGTTGATGCACCATAAAAGTGACACTATTGTAAAAACCAAAAAGATTAAATGGATAATATGAATGGAAAAATGACATTCAGATTCTAACCatttaatgcaattttttttacacgTTAATCGGTTTACTACTCACACTTCTTTTTATCTCTCGTGGTAAgctgtctcataggcaatcataacacatctcatcgttttttaaaatttattatgatttCAGTGAAAGGTCATTATAACAACTACGTTTTATTTGCTGCCGCGTTTATCGTTGTGTTACTAATATCTATTGGGTGTAATATATGCATTAGTAACTACAGACAAAGAGCAATGCAGAGGGCGATGGCACAACAACTAAAGATTCAAAATCCGCAATCTTTTGACGAAACTATTCAGGAATCAGATTCAGCTGGTGCAATAAGTCACGTTTCGTCTAAATATGAgactataaatgaaaataatatgacaATGCCTAATTTTGAAAACTGTGAACACAAGATACAAAGTCAAACATTTAACAGAACATCATCACCGGTATTGAACCAATCATACCTTGAAGTTATAGGGGATGATGATTATTTTGCCTCAAAAGAAGAAACAGTTGAATCATCTTCTatgacaaataataaaaatagcaCGTTTGAATCGAAGGAAATATTTGCAGACAATATAGATGCTGAAGATGCCTCATATCACTCTATATTATCAGAACAGTTTAATGAAACTGACATGTTTTTATCATCAAATAGTTCAATTCATTTAGACATGAACAGTGTTAACAAAGATATAACCagaaaatataattcaacaaaGAAAAGAGAATTTGTAAACCCTTATTCGACTTTGAAAACAAGTGAAATGCAAAACTATCAAATCTTTTATACAGCTGTCACATGTAAACATGAAACAGAAATCCTGACTCAAAAGGTAAAACCATCTTATGAAAAGATGAAAAGAAATTCGTATCCTTGAACATTAATCATTCCTTTTTAAAGACTCTTATTTATGTGCTATTCGAGTAAGCCAGTTTTAGCACAATActatgtaattttttattttcgaTATTCTTTGTCtaataaatgattttgtattttaaatgatttatcgAATGACATTGCTGAGAATTATTATGACAAAATGCAAATCTTAAGAAGAAGCATAAACGGCAAAGAAGGCTTAGCATTAAGCACACAGTGTTGATCGTGTTTTCATTTGCATGATTGTTTGTCTATTGTTCAGTAGGGATATTACATAACTATATCAATAAGGAGATGTATGATTGCCCATTAGACACATATTCACCAAAGTTCAATTAATATTGAGTTGAATGAAAGAAACTGTAAGCAACcttacggctttcaacaatgagaaaaaacgTATAGTAACTAGCTACTATCTACTACGCgatttctcattgttgaaagccgtaagGTTGCTTACAGTTTTTTCATCCAACTCAATTGAACTTTGGTGAATATTTGTGGTGTTAAAAGCCCCGACATgaacaatatgaaaatattcaattgagaaaactaacagcctttttaacaaacaaaatttaccaaatCAAAAGTTGCAGACATGACAAAACGACAGCCACCAATGACAGTCTcttaaattgatgaaaaatgtgTTGGGATTTAACATAATTGAAAGCACAAGAGCTCTCCTTAACCTTGAACAGTAAGGTAAAAAATCTTGAGaaa
Coding sequences within it:
- the LOC134692186 gene encoding uncharacterized protein LOC134692186 produces the protein MQISKEMSRHKVTLEYKETTSPSDLSITTSVQTTFPGTDIMSEDTDTTSTVVMVVTQNIQTTIPDTEIIMKGHYNNYVLFAAAFIVVLLISIGCNICISNYRQRAMQRAMAQQLKIQNPQSFDETIQESDSAGAISHVSSKYETINENNMTMPNFENCEHKIQSQTFNRTSSPVLNQSYLEVIGDDDYFASKEETVESSSMTNNKNSTFESKEIFADNIDAEDASYHSILSEQFNETDMFLSSNSSIHLDMNSVNKDITRKYNSTKKREFVNPYSTLKTSEMQNYQIFYTAVTCKHETEILTQKVKPSYEKMKRNSYP